A genomic window from Fusarium oxysporum Fo47 chromosome VIII, complete sequence includes:
- a CDS encoding nucleotide-diphospho-sugar transferase, giving the protein MGVASTLMSRFCRILPPVTIVTICFYFLIKLSPFSNAVVPDPGRWKNHALDVVEEEEEGYTSTFDTTAVPTPHQTSVAYIEDLENKGEIGDFVDDDEVLPFVNIEDEEDLQEMSGGKYENETVDDGGGWSRFAYIQYVTNEDYLCNSVMIFEALHRLGSKADRLLMYPQEMLDPEAEYSSSHGGKLLIRARDEYNVTLQPIEIQHRDGQDETWADSFTKLLAFNQTQYERVLSLDSDSTVLQHMDELFELPPCPVAMPRAYWLYNDNPPKKILSSQIMLIQPDEVEFERIVQKMNSIGPNDYDMEIVNSLYLDSALVLPHRKYDMLTAEFRAKDHSAYLGSEREQWDPNAVLNEAKFVHFSDWPVPKPWINDPEVRLQNQPDCATNETTCAEREIWNGFYTDFKDNRERVCESFGTQKWIHWKRMDRRTM; this is encoded by the exons ATGGGTGTAGCGTCAACACTCATGTCGCGATTCTGCAGGATCTTACCACCCGTCACCATCGTCACGATATGCTTCTACTTCCTCATTAAGCTCTCCCCCTTTTCCAACGCAGTTGTACCCGATCCTGGGAGATGGAAGAATCACGCCttggatgttgttgaagaagaagaagaaggttatACCTCGACATTCGACACGACTGCCGTCCCAACGCCTCATCAAACCTCAGTAGCGTATatcgaagatcttgaaaaTAAGGGCGAGATTGGAGactttgttgatgacgatgaggttCTTCCTTTTGTTAAcattgaagatgaggaggatcTTCAGGAGATGAGTGGTGGGAAGTATGAAAACGAGAccgttgatgatggtggcgGCTGGTCTAGATTCGCTTACATTCAGTATGTGACAAATGAGGACTACCTTTGCAACTCGGTCATGATATTTGAGGCGTTGCATCGGTTGGGAAGCAAGGCGGACAGACTCTTGATGTATCCGCAGGAGATGCTTGACCCAGAGGCCGAGTACTCAAGCTCACATGGTGGAAAGCTTCTAATCAGGGCAAGAGATGAGTATAATGTCACTCTTCAGCCCATTGAGATCCAGCACCGCGATGGACAAGACG AAACATGGGCAGATTCCTTCACCAAACTCCTCGCCTTCAACCAAACCCAATATGAGCGCGTCCTCTCCCTCGACTCAGACAGCACGGTCCTCCAACACATGGACGAACTCTTCGAACTCCCCCCCTGTCCCGTCGCAATGCCCCGCGCATACTGGCTCTACAACGACAACCCACCCAAGAAGATCCTCTCCTCCCAAATAATGCTAATCCAACCCGACGAGGTTGAATTCGAGCGCATCGTCCAAAAGATGAACAGCATAGGGCCAAACGACTACGACATGGAGATTGTTAACAGTCTATATCTCGACAGCGCTCTTGTCTTGCCTCACAGGAAATACGATATGCTCACGGCGGAGTTTAGAGCCAAAGACCATTCAGCGTATCTTGGTAGTGAGAGGGAGCAGTGGGATCCGAATGCTGTGCTGAACGAGGCCAAGTTTGTGCATTTTTCGGACTGGCCTGTTCCCAAGCCGTGGATTAATGATCCCGAAGTGAGACTGCAGAATCAGCCGGATTGTGCTACGAATGAGACGACCTGTGCGGAGAGGGAGATCTGGAATGGGTTTTATACGGACTTCAAGGATAACAGAGAG AGAGTTTGTGAGTCGTTTGGAACGCAGAAATGGATACATTGGAAGAGAATGGATAGGAGGACTATGTGA